One Diabrotica virgifera virgifera chromosome 3, PGI_DIABVI_V3a genomic window carries:
- the LOC114338157 gene encoding endoplasmic reticulum resident protein 44, whose translation MTSRISKIYNIRTTLFLLTTIIYLIEPTESGALQLTEQNFNTTLDSNELAFIMFYTDWCRHSRALMPIFDETADGIAKEFPEAGKVVLGRVECEREMSICAKYEVRRWPTLLPFSNLPPENRKKYTGNRTVEALTTFVKDQWKELKELKERKELKSESE comes from the exons ATGACTTCTAGGATAtcaaaaatttataatattagaACTACTCTATTTTTATTAACTACG aTTATTTACTTAATAGAACCGACAGAGAGTGGAGCTCTACAGCTTACTGAACAAAACTTCAATACTACTTTGG ATTCTAATGAATTAGCCTTTATCATGTTCTATACTGACTGGTGTAGACATAGTCGAGCGTTGATGCCTATATTTGATGAAACAGCTGATGGGATAGCCAAAGAATTTCCAGAAGCAGGAAAGGTTGTGTTGGGTAGAGTAGAATGTGAAAGAGAAATGAGTATATGTGCAAAATACGAAGTCAGAAGATGGCCAACTCTATTACCCTTTAGTAATCTCCcgccagaaaacagaaagaagTATACGGGAAATAGAACAGTAGAGGCTTTAACAACGTTCGTAAAGGATCAATGGAAGGAATTGAAGGAACTAAAGGAAAGGAAAGAATTAAAATCAGAATCAGAGTAG